One Candidatus Margulisiibacteriota bacterium DNA segment encodes these proteins:
- a CDS encoding MGMT family protein, giving the protein MKQPTQFEKDVYAAVKLIPRGEVRSYSWVARRIGRPKAARAVGNALNKNRYAPIVPCHRVVAANGLGGFAGGLRKKIALLRSEGYQC; this is encoded by the coding sequence ATGAAACAACCGACTCAGTTTGAAAAAGATGTTTACGCCGCCGTTAAACTGATCCCCAGAGGTGAGGTTAGGAGTTACAGTTGGGTTGCCCGTAGGATTGGTCGGCCAAAAGCGGCCCGGGCGGTTGGCAACGCCTTAAACAAGAATCGATACGCCCCAATCGTTCCCTGCCACCGGGTGGTGGCGGCCAATGGGCTTGGTGGTTTTGCCGGGGGATTACGCAAAAAGATCGCCTTATTAAGGAGTGAAGGATACCAATGCTAG
- a CDS encoding phosphatase: MKYVADLHVHTISSGHAYSTMEEYASQAKKIGLKAFALTDHGPAMPGGPHLYYFANMKMVPEKIDGVRLYRGCEVNIISADGEIDLSDYELNELEIVIASLHPRVGCDNQGEEKNTEVLIKTIKRNPKVNILGHIGNPKFPVNIPAVVAAAKEGKVLVELNNSSFISRPGSWDKCLQAAREIKKLDWLVALGTDSHASWMLGDFRKSEELIKAAGLSDKHIVNTSFEKIEKYLLER; encoded by the coding sequence ATGAAGTACGTCGCCGATCTCCATGTTCACACGATCTCTTCCGGTCACGCTTATTCAACTATGGAAGAGTACGCCTCCCAGGCGAAGAAAATCGGGTTAAAAGCATTTGCTCTGACCGACCACGGACCGGCGATGCCCGGCGGCCCGCACCTCTATTATTTTGCCAACATGAAGATGGTCCCCGAAAAGATCGACGGGGTCAGGCTCTACCGGGGCTGTGAAGTCAACATTATCAGCGCCGATGGAGAAATTGACCTGTCTGATTATGAGCTCAATGAATTGGAAATAGTGATCGCCAGCCTTCACCCCAGGGTTGGCTGTGACAATCAAGGGGAAGAAAAAAACACCGAAGTTCTGATCAAAACCATCAAGCGCAATCCTAAGGTCAATATACTCGGCCATATCGGTAATCCCAAGTTCCCCGTTAATATCCCGGCTGTTGTAGCCGCCGCTAAAGAGGGTAAAGTACTGGTTGAATTAAATAACAGTTCTTTTATCAGCCGGCCCGGTTCCTGGGACAAATGTTTGCAGGCGGCCCGGGAGATAAAAAAACTGGATTGGCTGGTGGCGCTGGGGACCGATTCTCACGCTTCCTGGATGCTGGGGGACTTTCGCAAATCGGAAGAATTGATCAAAGCGGCCGGTTTAAGCGATAAGCATATCGTCAACACTTCTTTCGAGAAGATCGAGAAGTATTTGTTGGAACGATGA
- the trpE gene encoding anthranilate synthase component I, protein MYYPSEKEFINLAKKGNLVPVYKEIVADLETPVSAYKKIESEYSFLLESVEGGEQVARYSFLGSVPVKNVIQPRSLDEIGQLMKRYRPVEVPNLPPFCGGLVGYVSYDAVREIEKIPDKNPDPLKLPKATFLLADTLLAFDHVKHKIQIIANAHLDKKNPKSAYLEACAKIQVLEKKLRKPLAALPKEISLPIKTAKEVAFNSNLSKNEYENMVRRAKEYIKAGDVIQVVLSQRLEAKCQADPFNVYRVLRMINPSPYMYFFKLGGLKVIGSSPEVMVRLTGRTATVRPIAGTIRRGSGEAEDKKLEAELLSNKKELAEHVMLVDLGRNDLGRVCEYGSVAVTEKMTIERYSHVMHIVSNVTGKLQSKKSALDLLKACFPAGTVSGAPKVRAMEIIDELENLRRGLYAGCVGYLSFSGDLDTAITIRTILVKEGRAYLQAGAGIVADSDPGREYQETINKAKALLSAVGYFE, encoded by the coding sequence ATGTACTATCCAAGTGAAAAAGAATTCATCAATTTGGCCAAAAAAGGGAATCTGGTCCCGGTCTATAAGGAGATAGTCGCCGACCTGGAAACCCCGGTTTCCGCCTACAAAAAGATCGAAAGCGAATACTCTTTTCTGCTGGAGTCGGTGGAGGGGGGGGAGCAGGTCGCCCGTTATTCTTTTCTTGGTTCGGTTCCCGTTAAGAACGTGATCCAACCCCGAAGCCTGGATGAGATCGGCCAGTTAATGAAGCGCTACCGTCCGGTAGAAGTTCCCAACCTTCCTCCATTTTGCGGCGGGCTGGTCGGGTATGTCAGTTACGACGCGGTCAGGGAAATTGAAAAGATCCCGGATAAGAATCCCGACCCGCTGAAACTACCCAAGGCAACATTTTTGCTGGCCGACACTCTGCTTGCTTTTGATCACGTTAAACACAAGATCCAAATTATCGCTAACGCCCATCTGGACAAGAAGAACCCTAAAAGCGCTTACCTGGAGGCCTGCGCCAAGATCCAAGTGTTGGAGAAAAAACTCCGTAAACCGCTGGCCGCCTTGCCAAAGGAGATATCCCTGCCGATCAAAACGGCGAAAGAGGTTGCCTTTAATTCGAATCTTAGCAAAAACGAATATGAGAATATGGTCCGGCGGGCTAAGGAGTATATCAAGGCTGGAGATGTTATCCAGGTTGTCCTTTCCCAACGGTTAGAGGCCAAATGCCAGGCCGATCCATTTAATGTTTACCGGGTACTGCGAATGATCAACCCGTCCCCATATATGTATTTTTTCAAACTGGGTGGGCTGAAGGTTATTGGCTCATCGCCGGAAGTCATGGTCCGGTTGACCGGGCGGACAGCGACGGTCAGGCCGATCGCCGGGACTATCCGGCGGGGGAGCGGGGAAGCGGAAGACAAAAAACTGGAAGCCGAACTATTGTCCAACAAAAAGGAGCTGGCCGAGCATGTGATGCTGGTCGACCTTGGACGAAACGACCTGGGGCGGGTCTGCGAATATGGGAGCGTTGCCGTGACCGAAAAAATGACGATCGAGCGCTATTCCCACGTTATGCATATTGTCAGCAACGTGACCGGCAAGCTTCAGAGCAAAAAAAGCGCCCTTGACCTGTTGAAAGCCTGTTTCCCGGCCGGGACCGTTTCCGGCGCGCCAAAGGTCCGGGCGATGGAGATAATTGACGAGCTTGAGAACCTGCGCCGCGGGCTTTATGCCGGGTGTGTCGGTTATCTGAGCTTTTCCGGCGACCTTGATACCGCGATAACTATCAGGACGATCCTGGTCAAAGAAGGGCGCGCCTACTTGCAGGCAGGGGCGGGGATCGTGGCCGATTCCGACCCTGGCCGGGAATATCAGGAGACTATCAATAAAGCCAAAGCTCTCCTGTCGGCGGTCGGTTATTTCGAATGA
- a CDS encoding polyprenyl synthetase family protein yields MKMIDQALDKYLPKRGKLARAMRYSIFAGGKRFRPLLCLATAATLGKPEKKVIPFACAVEMIHTFTLIHDDLPAMDNADFRRGKPSSHKVFGEALAILAGDALNTLAFEIIADQPRSLVELSSALLEVVEGQVADIDAPNKRITLNQLRLIHKWKTAALLRACVRGSGIICGASPKKLDALAGYAEHLGLAFQIADDILDATSTRKKLGKPVQADIKKGYPYLIGLERSKKMALAERDSAQKALAGFGNRAEGLKSLAEYVVARTN; encoded by the coding sequence ATGAAAATGATCGATCAGGCGCTGGACAAATATTTGCCAAAACGGGGGAAGTTGGCCAGGGCGATGCGGTATTCTATTTTTGCCGGAGGTAAAAGGTTTCGCCCTCTTCTCTGTCTTGCCACAGCCGCTACCCTGGGGAAGCCCGAAAAGAAGGTGATCCCTTTTGCCTGCGCGGTTGAAATGATCCATACTTTTACCCTGATCCATGATGACCTTCCGGCGATGGATAATGCCGATTTCCGCAGGGGGAAGCCCTCAAGTCACAAGGTCTTTGGCGAAGCGCTGGCGATCCTGGCCGGCGACGCGCTCAACACGCTTGCCTTTGAGATCATTGCCGATCAGCCGCGCTCCCTGGTTGAACTCTCTAGCGCTCTATTAGAAGTAGTTGAAGGCCAGGTGGCCGATATTGACGCGCCAAACAAACGTATAACACTAAACCAGCTCCGTTTGATCCACAAATGGAAAACAGCCGCACTGCTGCGGGCTTGCGTCCGCGGCTCCGGTATAATTTGTGGCGCCTCCCCAAAAAAGTTGGACGCTCTGGCCGGATACGCCGAGCATCTTGGCCTGGCCTTTCAGATCGCCGACGATATTCTTGACGCGACTTCCACCAGGAAAAAGCTTGGCAAGCCGGTCCAGGCGGACATAAAAAAGGGGTATCCGTATTTAATCGGGCTGGAAAGATCAAAAAAAATGGCTTTGGCGGAAAGGGATTCCGCCCAAAAGGCTCTGGCCGGTTTTGGCAATAGAGCCGAGGGACTAAAAAGCCTGGCTGAATACGTAGTTGCGCGGACCAATTAA
- the hisF gene encoding imidazole glycerol phosphate synthase subunit HisF — MLAKRIIPCLDVKEGRVVKGVNFIDLKDAGDPVALAAFYDKEGADELVFLDITASSDKRYIMLEVVKKVAETIYIPFTVGGGINDLETIREIIANGADKVSINTAAVRDPSLITRAAEKFGSQCIVVAVDAKRTQEDKASRDRGIEWEVYTHGGRTATGIDAVEWAKKAEQLGAGEILLTSMDRDGTRIGYDVQLTRAIADAVSIPVIASGGAGTLDHIYAAFVEAQADAALLASLLHYRELTIKEIKDHLGAKGIMVRR; from the coding sequence ATGCTAGCCAAGAGAATTATTCCTTGTCTTGATGTCAAAGAAGGCCGAGTGGTCAAAGGGGTTAACTTTATCGACCTTAAAGACGCCGGCGACCCGGTTGCCTTGGCCGCCTTTTATGATAAAGAAGGGGCCGATGAGCTGGTTTTTCTGGATATCACCGCGTCATCTGACAAGCGCTACATCATGCTGGAAGTCGTCAAGAAAGTGGCGGAAACTATCTATATCCCTTTCACCGTTGGCGGTGGGATCAACGACCTTGAAACGATCCGTGAAATTATTGCCAATGGGGCAGACAAGGTTTCCATAAATACCGCGGCGGTCCGCGACCCGTCATTAATTACCAGGGCGGCGGAGAAATTTGGGAGCCAGTGCATTGTTGTGGCGGTTGATGCGAAAAGGACACAGGAAGATAAGGCATCAAGGGATCGAGGGATTGAGTGGGAAGTATATACTCATGGCGGGAGGACGGCGACCGGGATCGACGCGGTTGAATGGGCGAAAAAAGCGGAACAATTAGGGGCTGGTGAGATTCTTTTGACCAGCATGGACCGTGACGGGACCAGGATCGGTTATGATGTTCAATTGACCAGGGCGATAGCTGACGCGGTTTCGATCCCGGTCATCGCTTCCGGCGGAGCCGGGACCCTGGACCACATTTACGCCGCTTTTGTTGAGGCTCAGGCCGATGCCGCCCTGCTTGCTTCTCTTCTTCACTATCGCGAGTTGACGATCAAAGAGATCAAAGACCATCTTGGGGCAAAGGGGATCATGGTGCGGCGATGA